Proteins encoded together in one Formosa sp. Hel3_A1_48 window:
- a CDS encoding Nramp family divalent metal transporter, translating to MTKFLQNLGPGLLFAGAAIGVSHLVQSTKAGANFGFGLLWALLLINLIKYPFFQFGPRYAAATGESLLEGYNKLGKGVLKAYALLTIATMFTIQTAVTIVTAGIASTLFGSEISMEIWSVIILSVCFLLLLVGKYSLLDKMMKVIIIVLSLSTLFAVAAAFINSTNEPEWTQIVPSTDVELIFLIAFMGWMPAPLDVSIWHSIWAIQKKKQEQNFNSKTAALDFNIGYLGTIVLGIGFLMLGGLVMHGSGKSFSANGGEFSLQLIEMYTQNLGEWSYIIIVVAALTTMFSTTLTTLDASPRAMNKTLELILDKPLNNGYKVWLIVLIIGTISIFFFFLSEMGSLIKIATILSFLTAPFYALMNYILICSKHTPQSFRPSKMMHFLSISGILFLIGFNIWYISIL from the coding sequence ATGACTAAATTTTTACAAAATCTTGGCCCTGGATTATTGTTTGCTGGGGCTGCAATTGGAGTGTCACATCTTGTTCAGTCGACTAAAGCAGGTGCAAATTTTGGCTTCGGACTGTTGTGGGCGCTTTTGCTAATTAACCTCATCAAATATCCTTTTTTTCAGTTTGGCCCTCGTTATGCTGCAGCTACTGGAGAAAGTTTGCTCGAGGGCTATAATAAGCTGGGAAAAGGGGTGTTAAAGGCCTATGCCTTGTTGACCATTGCTACCATGTTTACCATACAAACAGCAGTGACTATTGTTACTGCTGGGATAGCTTCTACTCTATTTGGTTCTGAAATTAGTATGGAAATATGGTCTGTTATTATATTATCCGTTTGTTTTCTTCTTTTGCTAGTTGGTAAATATTCCTTACTAGATAAAATGATGAAAGTCATCATTATCGTTTTGAGTTTGAGTACCCTATTTGCGGTAGCCGCAGCATTTATTAATTCCACAAATGAACCCGAATGGACACAAATAGTCCCATCAACAGATGTGGAACTAATTTTTCTTATAGCTTTCATGGGCTGGATGCCTGCGCCATTGGATGTTTCAATTTGGCACTCTATATGGGCGATTCAAAAGAAAAAACAAGAGCAAAACTTTAATTCAAAAACAGCAGCATTAGATTTCAATATAGGCTATCTCGGAACTATTGTATTGGGAATAGGCTTTCTAATGCTTGGGGGGCTAGTAATGCACGGATCAGGAAAATCATTTAGTGCAAATGGGGGAGAATTTTCGCTACAACTGATTGAAATGTATACACAAAATCTTGGAGAATGGTCTTATATTATCATAGTTGTCGCAGCACTAACCACCATGTTCAGCACCACACTAACAACTCTTGATGCTTCGCCTCGTGCCATGAACAAAACACTCGAACTAATCTTAGATAAACCACTAAACAATGGCTACAAAGTTTGGTTGATTGTTTTGATAATAGGTACCATTTCTATTTTCTTCTTCTTTTTATCGGAAATGGGCAGCTTGATAAAAATAGCCACAATATTATCGTTTTTAACAGCACCTTTTTATGCACTTATGAATTATATTCTCATATGCAGTAAGCATACACCTCAGTCGTTTCGACCGTCAAAAATGATGCATTTTTTAAGTATTTCAGGAATTCTCTTTTTAATTGGATTTAACATTTGGTATATCAGTATTTTGTGA
- the lipA gene encoding lipoyl synthase: MSTDALIKPQERQAKPKWLRVKLPTGKKYTELRGLVDKYNLNTICTSGSCPNMGECWGEGTATFMILGNICTRSCGFCGVKTGRPESVDWDEPEKVARSIKIMGIKHAVLTSVDRDDLKDMGSIMWAETVKAVRRMNPNTTLETLIPDFQGIEKHIDRIINVAPEVVSHNMETVRRLTRAVRIQAKYDQSLEVLNYLKKQGQRRTKTGIMLGLGETREEVIETLHDLKKANVDVVTIGQYLQPSKKHLPVKEFITPDQFKEYEEIGLDLGFRHVESSALVRSSYKAQKHIN; this comes from the coding sequence ATGTCTACAGACGCACTTATAAAACCACAAGAACGACAAGCCAAACCTAAATGGTTGCGTGTAAAATTACCAACAGGCAAAAAGTATACAGAACTTCGAGGGCTTGTTGATAAATACAATCTCAACACAATTTGTACGTCTGGGAGTTGCCCTAATATGGGCGAATGTTGGGGTGAAGGTACAGCTACATTTATGATCCTTGGTAACATATGTACGCGTTCCTGCGGCTTTTGCGGGGTGAAAACCGGACGACCTGAATCAGTGGATTGGGATGAACCCGAAAAAGTAGCGCGGTCTATCAAAATCATGGGAATCAAACACGCCGTTCTGACTAGCGTTGACCGCGATGATTTAAAAGACATGGGCAGTATCATGTGGGCCGAAACGGTAAAAGCCGTTCGTCGTATGAACCCAAACACCACACTTGAGACACTAATACCTGACTTTCAAGGAATTGAAAAACATATCGACCGCATTATTAACGTAGCTCCCGAAGTTGTCTCGCACAATATGGAAACAGTAAGACGACTCACAAGAGCGGTACGCATACAAGCAAAATACGATCAAAGCTTAGAAGTTTTGAATTACCTAAAAAAGCAAGGGCAACGTCGTACCAAGACCGGTATCATGCTTGGACTAGGAGAAACTCGCGAAGAAGTTATTGAAACGCTTCACGACCTTAAAAAGGCAAATGTTGATGTCGTTACCATTGGTCAATACCTACAACCAAGTAAAAAGCACCTCCCTGTGAAAGAGTTCATCACGCCAGATCAATTCAAAGAATATGAAGAAATTGGCTTGGATTTAGGATTCAGACACGTAGAAAGTAGCGCACTGGTCCGCTCTTCGTATAAAGCACAAAAACATATAAATTAA
- the gap gene encoding type I glyceraldehyde-3-phosphate dehydrogenase encodes MVRVGINGFGRIGRRVFRLILEQEDIQVVAVNDLADTKTLTHLLKYDSVHGKLNARIDKNETHIEVNNASIPLTNHNHPKYIDWAAHKVDVVVEATGKFKTKDILQYHIKNGARKVILSVPPLDSDIKTIVLGVNEHTITKEDQILSNASCTTNNAAPMLAIINDLCGIDQAYITTVHSYTTDQSLHDQPHQDLRRARAAGQSIVPTTTGAAKALTKIFPELAHTIGGCGIRVPVINGSLTDITFNVKKETSVEAINEAFKNAAQTKFKGFLEYTTDPIVSIDVIGNTHSCVFDAQMTSVLGKMVKIIGWYDNETGYSSRIIDLIKALN; translated from the coding sequence ATGGTTCGCGTTGGTATCAACGGGTTTGGACGCATCGGTAGGCGCGTCTTTCGCTTGATCCTCGAGCAAGAGGACATTCAAGTGGTTGCTGTAAATGATTTGGCAGACACCAAAACACTGACACATTTACTAAAATACGATAGTGTCCATGGAAAACTTAATGCTCGAATTGACAAAAATGAAACCCATATTGAGGTCAATAACGCGTCTATACCTCTGACAAATCACAACCATCCAAAATACATCGACTGGGCAGCACATAAAGTAGATGTTGTGGTCGAAGCTACTGGAAAATTTAAAACCAAAGACATCTTACAGTACCATATTAAAAATGGTGCTCGAAAAGTAATTTTGAGTGTTCCTCCTTTAGATAGTGACATTAAAACCATTGTGCTGGGCGTGAATGAACACACCATTACCAAAGAAGACCAGATACTATCTAATGCCTCTTGTACCACAAATAATGCTGCACCAATGCTCGCAATCATTAATGATTTATGTGGAATCGACCAAGCCTACATAACCACAGTGCATTCCTACACCACCGATCAAAGTCTGCACGATCAACCTCATCAAGATTTGAGAAGAGCTCGTGCAGCAGGTCAATCCATAGTCCCAACTACTACTGGAGCTGCCAAAGCATTAACTAAAATATTTCCTGAACTTGCTCATACCATAGGAGGTTGTGGAATTCGTGTCCCCGTCATCAATGGGTCTTTAACTGATATTACCTTTAATGTCAAAAAAGAAACTTCTGTTGAAGCAATTAATGAGGCCTTCAAAAACGCAGCTCAAACAAAATTCAAAGGCTTTTTGGAATACACCACTGACCCTATTGTTTCGATTGACGTTATTGGCAATACACATTCTTGTGTTTTTGATGCACAAATGACTTCGGTATTGGGAAAAATGGTGAAAATCATCGGTTGGTACGACAACGAAACGGGATATTCCTCACGAATCATTGACCTGATTAAAGCATTAAATTAG
- the lpxK gene encoding tetraacyldisaccharide 4'-kinase: MKLLRKILFPFNVLYYSVVYLRNRGYDLGILKSKSFPLPIICVGNLSVGGTGKTPTIELLISLLQSNYKVAVLSRGYGRQSKGFVLADALSSAKSIGDEPFQIAHKFPKITVAVDANRQRGIETLLALNNPPEVVLLDDAFQHRKVSPGLSILLTAYDHLYCDDIVLPAGNLRELRSGAQRAQIVIVTKSPTNLGHLEKQTIKKRLALQSGQQLFFSSIDYDEHIYSSTEKLALQTIKNKKYTLVTGIANSVPLVQYLESLGHKFEHLEYADHHEFSTQELNKISSKSLVLTTEKDFSRLKILNHDALYYLPITTKIDDQDRFEDLVKAYIDMP, translated from the coding sequence ATGAAGCTTTTAAGAAAAATATTATTTCCATTCAATGTACTCTATTATAGCGTTGTTTATCTTCGTAATAGGGGATACGATTTAGGTATTTTGAAATCCAAGTCGTTTCCGTTGCCAATCATCTGTGTAGGAAATTTGTCTGTGGGGGGCACGGGAAAAACCCCTACCATAGAATTATTGATATCACTACTTCAGTCCAATTATAAAGTTGCTGTTTTGAGCCGTGGTTATGGGCGTCAATCAAAAGGGTTTGTTTTGGCAGATGCTTTATCATCAGCGAAATCTATAGGGGACGAGCCCTTTCAAATTGCTCATAAATTTCCAAAAATCACTGTTGCTGTCGATGCCAACCGCCAGCGTGGAATAGAAACTTTATTAGCGCTCAACAATCCGCCCGAAGTGGTTTTGCTCGACGATGCTTTTCAGCACCGAAAGGTTTCTCCTGGCTTATCCATTTTACTAACCGCTTACGATCATTTGTATTGCGACGATATTGTTTTGCCTGCAGGAAACCTTCGTGAATTGCGTTCAGGGGCGCAGCGAGCACAAATTGTAATAGTCACCAAAAGTCCCACTAATTTGGGCCATTTAGAAAAGCAAACCATCAAAAAGCGTTTGGCATTACAAAGTGGACAACAATTGTTTTTTAGTTCTATTGATTATGATGAACATATATACTCTTCAACAGAGAAATTAGCTCTTCAGACAATTAAAAATAAAAAATACACTTTAGTCACTGGAATTGCCAATTCGGTACCTTTGGTGCAATATTTGGAAAGTTTAGGTCATAAGTTTGAACATCTTGAATATGCGGATCACCATGAGTTTTCAACGCAAGAGCTGAATAAAATTAGTTCTAAGTCTTTGGTTTTAACAACTGAAAAGGATTTTTCAAGATTAAAAATACTCAATCATGATGCTTTGTATTATTTACCCATAACTACAAAAATTGACGACCAAGACAGATTCGAAGACTTGGTAAAGGCGTATATAGACATGCCCTAA
- a CDS encoding Nif3-like dinuclear metal center hexameric protein: MIVKDIIKQLEDLAPLAYAEEFDNVGLLVGHKDMEISGVLITLDTLPEVVDEAIATNCNLIVSFHPIIFKGLKSITGKTYVERVVQKAIKHDIAIFAIHTALDNAFEGVNAEICNRLNLINKSILMPQSGTVKKLTTFVPHTDAEMVRTALFEAGGGALGNYENCSFNSQGIGTFEGNSEAQPAIGKPNELKSVEETRIDIVYAKHLESGILNALFQAHPYEEVAHELFTLENKNHHIGMGMIGELEDPMSETDFLTFVKQTMKCEIIRHSKQLEHPIKKVAVLGGSGSFAISAAKAAGADAFVTSDLKYHDFFRAENQILLMDIGHYESEQYTKNLLASYLKKKIPNFAVLLSKINTNPVKYK; encoded by the coding sequence ATGATAGTTAAAGACATCATCAAGCAACTCGAGGACCTTGCCCCTTTGGCCTATGCCGAAGAATTTGACAATGTTGGTCTTTTGGTCGGACACAAGGATATGGAAATCTCAGGGGTTTTGATTACTCTAGATACCCTTCCTGAAGTCGTGGATGAAGCCATTGCTACAAACTGCAATCTTATTGTGAGCTTTCATCCCATTATATTCAAAGGGTTAAAATCCATCACTGGAAAAACCTATGTAGAACGCGTGGTGCAAAAAGCCATAAAACACGATATTGCCATATTTGCTATACACACTGCATTGGATAATGCTTTTGAAGGGGTAAATGCTGAAATTTGCAACCGATTGAACTTAATAAATAAATCCATTTTGATGCCCCAATCGGGAACCGTCAAAAAGCTTACAACATTTGTACCACACACAGATGCCGAGATGGTACGAACTGCACTTTTTGAAGCTGGCGGTGGCGCTCTTGGAAATTACGAAAATTGCAGCTTTAACAGTCAAGGTATTGGGACTTTCGAAGGAAATTCAGAGGCACAACCTGCCATCGGAAAACCAAATGAATTGAAAAGTGTAGAAGAAACAAGAATAGACATCGTATATGCAAAACATTTGGAATCTGGTATTTTGAATGCTTTGTTTCAAGCCCACCCCTACGAAGAAGTGGCCCATGAACTATTTACATTAGAAAACAAAAATCATCACATTGGGATGGGAATGATTGGAGAGCTAGAAGATCCCATGAGCGAAACCGATTTTCTGACTTTTGTAAAACAAACAATGAAATGTGAAATCATAAGACACTCCAAACAGCTTGAACATCCTATAAAAAAAGTAGCCGTTTTGGGCGGATCTGGTAGTTTTGCTATTAGTGCAGCAAAAGCGGCAGGTGCAGATGCTTTTGTGACTTCAGATCTGAAATACCACGACTTTTTTAGGGCTGAAAATCAAATCTTACTGATGGATATTGGGCATTATGAAAGCGAACAGTACACAAAAAACCTTTTAGCGAGCTATCTTAAGAAAAAAATTCCTAATTTTGCAGTCCTTTTATCAAAGATAAATACAAACCCGGTAAAGTATAAATAA
- a CDS encoding zinc ribbon domain-containing protein, translated as MAKKKELTVEERLRALYDLQLIDSRVDEIRNVRGELPLEVRDLEDEVEGFKLRLQKLEDSLTDIDNQIKAKKNLIEEAKALIKKYNEQQKNVRNNREFNSLAKEVEFQELEIQLAEKHINEFKAQIEQKKEVIDGTKERLKEREDHLKHKKGDLDDILAETEKEEKVLLGKSEEYKTKIEERLAKAYTKIRTNVKNGLAVVPIERGASGGSYFTIPPQVQVEIASRKKIITDEHSGRILVDAELAEEQKVKMEKLFSTM; from the coding sequence ATGGCTAAAAAGAAAGAGCTAACTGTTGAAGAACGATTAAGAGCATTGTACGATTTGCAACTTATTGACTCTAGAGTGGATGAAATACGTAATGTACGAGGAGAACTCCCTCTAGAAGTACGTGACTTGGAGGATGAAGTTGAAGGTTTCAAATTGAGACTTCAAAAACTAGAAGACAGCCTAACCGATATAGACAATCAAATCAAGGCGAAGAAAAACTTAATTGAAGAAGCAAAAGCACTCATCAAAAAATACAACGAACAACAAAAAAATGTTCGTAACAATAGAGAATTTAACTCCTTGGCAAAAGAAGTTGAGTTCCAAGAATTAGAAATTCAATTGGCCGAAAAACACATCAATGAATTCAAAGCACAAATTGAACAAAAAAAGGAAGTGATTGACGGCACCAAAGAACGCTTGAAAGAACGCGAAGACCACCTCAAGCACAAAAAAGGTGATTTAGATGATATTCTTGCTGAAACCGAAAAAGAAGAAAAAGTTCTTCTTGGAAAATCGGAGGAATACAAAACCAAAATTGAGGAGCGTTTGGCCAAGGCCTACACCAAAATTCGCACCAATGTAAAGAATGGATTAGCCGTTGTACCAATCGAAAGAGGTGCTTCTGGAGGATCGTATTTTACCATCCCACCACAAGTGCAAGTCGAGATTGCTTCGCGCAAAAAAATAATTACAGACGAGCACAGCGGTCGTATATTGGTTGATGCCGAACTGGCCGAAGAGCAAAAAGTAAAAATGGAAAAGTTATTTTCTACTATGTAA
- a CDS encoding Bor family protein, with the protein MMSVVFAASMLLTSCYSYTSVVGSGAQGSNESTSWNHYVIFGLAPVGVSSSKQMAGEAENYTVQTRLTFVNGLVSAITFGIYTPTTTTVTK; encoded by the coding sequence ATGATGTCAGTTGTATTTGCTGCATCAATGTTATTAACTTCTTGCTATTCATACACAAGTGTTGTGGGAAGCGGAGCTCAAGGAAGCAATGAATCTACTAGTTGGAATCATTATGTAATTTTTGGTTTAGCACCTGTTGGTGTTTCTAGTTCAAAACAAATGGCTGGTGAAGCAGAAAATTATACTGTACAGACAAGACTGACTTTTGTTAATGGATTAGTTTCTGCGATAACTTTTGGTATTTATACGCCAACAACGACAACGGTAACTAAATAA
- the msrA gene encoding peptide-methionine (S)-S-oxide reductase MsrA, protein MKNTLIFLPLLFCASISCQNTNTQNAKQQAVINATPIEVLQENGIAKAYFASGCFWCVEAVYESVHGVEEAISGYSGGFTNNPTYELSNTGRTGHAEAVEVLYDPTVVSFSTLVDVYFGSQNVAQVNGQGPDRGVQYRSIIFYQNEEQKTVIKKKIAAIAKTQKVTVAAEVYPFQKFWKAEDYHQNYERLHPNNPYVRNVSIPRLKRFQAKFPQLLKQNH, encoded by the coding sequence ATGAAAAATACCTTAATCTTCCTACCCCTATTGTTTTGCGCCTCCATAAGTTGCCAAAATACCAATACACAAAACGCCAAACAACAAGCGGTCATCAACGCTACACCTATTGAAGTCTTACAAGAAAATGGCATTGCAAAGGCGTATTTTGCAAGTGGATGTTTTTGGTGTGTCGAGGCCGTTTATGAAAGCGTACACGGCGTAGAAGAAGCCATTAGTGGTTATTCTGGTGGATTTACAAACAACCCCACCTACGAACTCAGCAACACTGGCCGCACCGGCCATGCCGAAGCTGTGGAAGTACTGTACGATCCGACTGTGGTCTCGTTTTCAACTTTGGTAGATGTGTATTTTGGTTCTCAAAATGTAGCGCAAGTCAACGGTCAAGGTCCGGATAGAGGAGTGCAATACCGCTCTATTATTTTTTATCAAAACGAGGAACAAAAAACTGTAATAAAGAAAAAGATAGCCGCCATCGCAAAAACTCAAAAAGTGACTGTTGCCGCAGAAGTGTATCCCTTTCAAAAATTTTGGAAAGCAGAAGACTACCACCAAAATTATGAACGGTTACACCCCAACAATCCTTATGTACGTAATGTATCCATCCCTAGACTAAAGCGTTTTCAAGCTAAATTCCCTCAGCTTTTAAAACAAAACCACTAG
- the kynU gene encoding kynureninase, translating into MSTSKKIHLIAFEPHLEFALNLDRNDPLAKYRTAFHIPKDEQGNDWLYFTGNSLGLQPKTTKSAIEQELNDWANLGVEGHFEAKNPWMPYHEFLTESMAKIMGAKPIEIVVMNTLTTNLHLLMVSFYNPTKKRHKILIESDAFPSDRYAVQTQLEFHGYDTNECLIEWTPRTDEKLLRTEDLEQILETQGEEIALLLIGGVNYYTGQYLDLKKIAALGHAKGCKVGIDLAHGAGNIQPELHDSGIDFAAWCTYKYLNAGPGSLGGVFVHERYAHDKTLKRFAGWWSQNKATRFNMRQPLDITPGAEGWQLSNPPILSMAAIKAALDLFNEVGMNKLREKSIKLTGYLEFLIKGLNHAQIEIITPSDSNQRGCQLSIQVKNANKDLHKKLTEQHVITDWREPDVIRCAPVPFYNSFEDVFRMVKILKTLLP; encoded by the coding sequence TTGAGTACATCCAAAAAGATACACTTGATTGCATTTGAACCACATCTTGAATTTGCGTTAAACTTAGACCGGAACGATCCACTCGCTAAGTACAGAACTGCATTCCACATCCCAAAAGATGAGCAAGGCAACGACTGGTTGTATTTTACAGGGAATTCTCTGGGACTTCAACCCAAGACCACCAAATCGGCCATTGAGCAAGAGCTGAATGATTGGGCCAATTTGGGTGTCGAAGGCCATTTTGAAGCCAAAAATCCATGGATGCCCTACCACGAATTTCTCACCGAAAGTATGGCCAAAATCATGGGCGCAAAACCCATTGAAATTGTGGTCATGAATACCCTCACTACAAACCTCCATCTTTTGATGGTTTCTTTCTATAATCCTACAAAAAAAAGACATAAAATTCTTATAGAAAGTGATGCTTTCCCATCGGATCGCTATGCGGTACAAACACAATTGGAATTTCATGGATATGATACCAATGAATGCCTAATAGAGTGGACACCTCGCACAGATGAAAAATTATTACGCACAGAAGATCTCGAACAAATTCTTGAAACTCAAGGCGAAGAAATTGCACTTTTGCTTATTGGCGGAGTAAATTATTACACAGGGCAATATTTGGATTTAAAAAAAATTGCAGCTCTCGGTCATGCCAAAGGATGTAAAGTAGGTATTGATTTGGCGCATGGTGCCGGTAATATCCAACCCGAATTGCATGATTCTGGTATCGATTTTGCGGCTTGGTGCACCTACAAATATTTAAATGCTGGTCCGGGTAGTCTGGGTGGTGTATTTGTTCATGAACGCTATGCCCACGACAAGACTTTAAAACGTTTTGCAGGGTGGTGGAGTCAAAATAAAGCCACGCGCTTCAATATGCGTCAGCCACTCGATATTACCCCTGGTGCAGAAGGATGGCAACTTAGCAATCCACCCATTTTATCGATGGCCGCCATCAAAGCTGCCTTGGATTTATTCAATGAAGTGGGGATGAACAAATTGAGGGAAAAATCAATCAAACTTACGGGTTATTTGGAATTCCTTATCAAAGGATTGAATCATGCACAAATAGAAATCATAACGCCTAGCGACTCCAACCAACGTGGGTGTCAATTGTCGATTCAAGTGAAAAATGCTAATAAAGATTTACACAAAAAACTAACTGAACAGCACGTCATTACCGATTGGAGAGAACCAGATGTGATCCGCTGCGCACCAGTCCCATTTTACAACTCTTTTGAAGATGTGTTTCGGATGGTAAAAATTTTAAAAACTCTTTTGCCATGA
- a CDS encoding FAD-dependent oxidoreductase, whose translation MNNKENILIIGAGLCGSLLALRLGQRGYNVRVMELRPDLRKVDLSAGRSINLAFSNRGLKAIKMVGLEDKVNKLCIPMHGRMLHDKKGSTKLSHYSGRKDEYINSISRELLTALLIDEAEALDNVSIEFDVKCNEVNFEQNVANFTNTINKRTFECSADLIFGTDGAGSALRKSYFSERKFLFSFSQNYLTHGYKELTIPSTKDGGFKTFENALHIWPRGEFMIIALPNLDGSFTVTLFLAYDTGTYNFNNLTTKEKVVEFFNKEFPDAVELMPNLATEFFENPTAPLGTIKCYPWQYKGKNMLLGDAAHAIVPFYGQGMNASFEDVVEFDAFLDAHTGDWEKTFNAFQQKRKTDTDGIADLAIDNFHEMKDHVANPLFQKKRALEMALETELPNDYFSKYSLVTFCEHIGYHEAMTRGRAQDKAILNMLDDKEIDQNIPIDELHKKIKKETNSILEDDKVAKTLHH comes from the coding sequence ATGAACAACAAAGAAAATATACTCATCATAGGAGCTGGTCTTTGCGGTTCGCTTTTGGCCTTACGACTGGGGCAACGGGGCTACAATGTCCGTGTGATGGAATTGCGCCCAGACCTTCGAAAAGTAGACCTCAGCGCTGGACGTTCGATAAATTTAGCATTTTCAAATCGTGGGCTAAAAGCCATAAAAATGGTGGGGTTGGAAGACAAAGTGAATAAACTCTGTATACCCATGCACGGCCGTATGCTACACGATAAAAAAGGTAGTACAAAACTTTCTCATTACAGTGGTCGAAAAGATGAATATATCAATTCAATTTCTAGAGAATTACTCACCGCTTTACTTATTGATGAAGCAGAAGCATTGGATAATGTCAGCATTGAATTTGATGTCAAATGCAATGAAGTTAATTTTGAGCAAAATGTAGCTAATTTCACAAACACAATCAACAAGAGGACCTTTGAGTGTAGCGCTGACCTCATATTTGGAACAGATGGTGCAGGTTCAGCGCTTAGAAAAAGTTACTTCTCAGAACGTAAATTTTTATTCAGCTTTTCTCAAAATTATCTCACCCACGGATATAAAGAACTGACAATACCATCAACTAAAGATGGCGGATTCAAAACGTTTGAAAATGCACTTCACATTTGGCCAAGAGGTGAATTTATGATCATTGCTCTACCAAATTTAGATGGGAGTTTTACAGTCACTTTATTTTTGGCTTACGATACGGGAACTTATAATTTCAATAATTTAACGACTAAAGAAAAAGTTGTTGAGTTTTTTAATAAAGAATTTCCTGATGCCGTAGAACTAATGCCCAATTTGGCTACAGAATTTTTTGAGAACCCAACAGCGCCGCTAGGAACAATCAAATGTTACCCATGGCAATACAAAGGAAAAAATATGCTGTTAGGTGATGCCGCACACGCCATTGTGCCCTTTTATGGCCAAGGCATGAACGCGTCTTTTGAAGATGTTGTAGAGTTTGATGCATTTTTGGACGCACACACTGGAGATTGGGAAAAAACCTTCAATGCATTTCAACAAAAAAGAAAAACCGATACAGATGGTATAGCCGATTTGGCTATTGATAATTTTCACGAAATGAAAGACCATGTAGCCAATCCTCTTTTTCAGAAAAAACGAGCATTAGAAATGGCTTTAGAAACAGAATTACCAAATGATTATTTTTCAAAATATTCGTTAGTAACATTTTGCGAACACATTGGTTATCATGAAGCTATGACTCGTGGCCGTGCACAAGATAAAGCCATTTTAAACATGTTAGATGACAAAGAAATTGATCAAAACATCCCAATTGATGAACTTCATAAGAAAATAAAAAAAGAAACCAATTCCATTTTGGAAGACGATAAAGTTGCAAAAACTTTACACCATTAA
- a CDS encoding RidA family protein produces MSKTVTPRGAYPHTKRVGDFIFVSGTSSRRADNSIAGVEIIDAMGTKKLDAKVQTQEVLQNIDKNLAKEGASLADVVDVTSFLVNMNDFADYNKAYAEFFNPENGPTRTTVAVHQLPHPDLVVEIKVVAYKKQE; encoded by the coding sequence ATGAGTAAAACAGTCACACCAAGAGGCGCATACCCACACACAAAACGTGTAGGTGATTTTATTTTTGTTTCGGGAACAAGTTCAAGACGAGCAGACAACTCGATTGCAGGAGTAGAAATCATAGACGCCATGGGAACCAAAAAATTAGATGCTAAAGTACAAACACAAGAAGTGCTTCAAAACATAGATAAAAATTTAGCAAAGGAAGGCGCTTCATTGGCCGATGTGGTTGATGTCACCTCATTTTTGGTCAATATGAATGATTTTGCAGATTACAACAAAGCCTATGCAGAATTTTTTAATCCTGAAAATGGCCCTACACGTACTACGGTAGCGGTACACCAACTTCCCCACCCCGATTTGGTGGTAGAGATAAAAGTAGTAGCGTATAAAAAACAAGAATAA